In a genomic window of Cyclopterus lumpus isolate fCycLum1 chromosome 13, fCycLum1.pri, whole genome shotgun sequence:
- the mffa gene encoding mitochondrial fission factor homolog B isoform X4 yields the protein MNGAAFPSPMAEMAEMNRIQYELDYTEGISQRMRIPEMLKVAPQGREDPNLGSQEVPHSVIMQVPERIVISGDSNDPQFPRPRDLDLIQSTPLETLSLKTPPRVLTLSDRPLDFLEEEQQAAPDSEEVLRTQTRVRRERSASENAAARHNTQLMRNDSALALSTYEATLDAGSDDMTVVDATTLRRQLIKLNRRLQHLEEENKERAKREMILYSVTVAFWLVNTWVWLRR from the exons ATGAATGGGGCAGCGTTCCCTTCCCCCATGGCAGAAATGGCGGAGATGAACCGTATCCAGTATGAGCTCGACTACACCGAAGGGATCAGCCAGAGGATGCGCATCCCTGAGATGCTCAAAGTGGCTCCTCAAGGCCGCGAGGACCCTAATCTTGGCTCTCAGGAGGTCCCCCACAGTGTCATAATGCAGGTCCCAGAGAGAATTGTGATTTCAG GAGACAGTAATGACCCCCAGTTCCCCAGACCGAGGGACCTGGACCTAATCCAGTCAACACCACTAGAAACCCTATCTCTGAAGACTCCACCCAGAGTCCTCACCCTCAGTGATCGGCCCTTGGACTTCCTGGAAGAGGAGCAACAGGCGGCTCCAGACAGTGAGGAGGTG TTGCGGACCCAAACTCGAGTACGCCGGGAACGTTCAGCCAGTGAGAATGCAGCTGCCCGTCACAACACGCAGCTGATGCGCAACGATTCTGC GCTTGCACTGTCAACGTATGAAGCCACACTGGATGCCGGGTCTGACGACATGACTGTGGTTGATGCAACGACGCTTCGACGTCAG CTCATCAAGTTGAACCGTAGACTGCAACATTTGGAAGAGGAGAACAAAGAGCGAGCAAAGCGAGAGATGATCCTGTACTCGGTCACTGTAGCGTTCTGGCTCGTCAACACCTGGGTGTGGTTGCGACGTTAA
- the mffa gene encoding mitochondrial fission factor homolog B isoform X3, with translation MNGAAFPSPMAEMAEMNRIQYELDYTEGISQRMRIPEMLKVAPQGREDPNLGSQEVPHSVIMQVPERIVISGDSNDPQFPRPRDLDLIQSTPLETLSLKTPPRVLTLSDRPLDFLEEEQQAAPDSEEVLRTQTRVRRERSASENAAARHNTQLMRNDSAKPSLRGGSATSSNPLHDTRLALSTYEATLDAGSDDMTVVDATTLRRQLIKLNRRLQHLEEENKERAKREMILYSVTVAFWLVNTWVWLRR, from the exons ATGAATGGGGCAGCGTTCCCTTCCCCCATGGCAGAAATGGCGGAGATGAACCGTATCCAGTATGAGCTCGACTACACCGAAGGGATCAGCCAGAGGATGCGCATCCCTGAGATGCTCAAAGTGGCTCCTCAAGGCCGCGAGGACCCTAATCTTGGCTCTCAGGAGGTCCCCCACAGTGTCATAATGCAGGTCCCAGAGAGAATTGTGATTTCAG GAGACAGTAATGACCCCCAGTTCCCCAGACCGAGGGACCTGGACCTAATCCAGTCAACACCACTAGAAACCCTATCTCTGAAGACTCCACCCAGAGTCCTCACCCTCAGTGATCGGCCCTTGGACTTCCTGGAAGAGGAGCAACAGGCGGCTCCAGACAGTGAGGAGGTG TTGCGGACCCAAACTCGAGTACGCCGGGAACGTTCAGCCAGTGAGAATGCAGCTGCCCGTCACAACACGCAGCTGATGCGCAACGATTCTGC CAAACCATCCCTGCGAGGGGGGTCGGCCACGAGCTCCAACCCCCTGCATGACACCAG GCTTGCACTGTCAACGTATGAAGCCACACTGGATGCCGGGTCTGACGACATGACTGTGGTTGATGCAACGACGCTTCGACGTCAG CTCATCAAGTTGAACCGTAGACTGCAACATTTGGAAGAGGAGAACAAAGAGCGAGCAAAGCGAGAGATGATCCTGTACTCGGTCACTGTAGCGTTCTGGCTCGTCAACACCTGGGTGTGGTTGCGACGTTAA
- the mffa gene encoding mitochondrial fission factor homolog B isoform X2: MNGAAFPSPMAEMAEMNRIQYELDYTEGISQRMRIPEMLKVAPQGREDPNLGSQEVPHSVIMQVPERIVISGDSNDPQFPRPRDLDLIQSTPLETLSLKTPPRVLTLSDRPLDFLEEEQQAAPDSEEVLRTQTRVRRERSASENAAARHNTQLMRNDSAATLSPPATVHPCPTLTMTEEEHSLYSPSGVLSFLQSTTRRAYQQVLEVLDENPRRLALSTYEATLDAGSDDMTVVDATTLRRQLIKLNRRLQHLEEENKERAKREMILYSVTVAFWLVNTWVWLRR, encoded by the exons ATGAATGGGGCAGCGTTCCCTTCCCCCATGGCAGAAATGGCGGAGATGAACCGTATCCAGTATGAGCTCGACTACACCGAAGGGATCAGCCAGAGGATGCGCATCCCTGAGATGCTCAAAGTGGCTCCTCAAGGCCGCGAGGACCCTAATCTTGGCTCTCAGGAGGTCCCCCACAGTGTCATAATGCAGGTCCCAGAGAGAATTGTGATTTCAG GAGACAGTAATGACCCCCAGTTCCCCAGACCGAGGGACCTGGACCTAATCCAGTCAACACCACTAGAAACCCTATCTCTGAAGACTCCACCCAGAGTCCTCACCCTCAGTGATCGGCCCTTGGACTTCCTGGAAGAGGAGCAACAGGCGGCTCCAGACAGTGAGGAGGTG TTGCGGACCCAAACTCGAGTACGCCGGGAACGTTCAGCCAGTGAGAATGCAGCTGCCCGTCACAACACGCAGCTGATGCGCAACGATTCTGC TGCGACCCTGTCCCCCCCGGCCACTGTCCACCCTTGCCCCACTCTCACCATGACTGAAGAAGAACACAGCCTGTACAGCCCTAGCGGTGTTTTATCTTTCCTCCAGTCCACTACACGTCGGGCCTACCAGCAGGTCCTAGAGGTCTTGGACGAGAACCCTCGCAG GCTTGCACTGTCAACGTATGAAGCCACACTGGATGCCGGGTCTGACGACATGACTGTGGTTGATGCAACGACGCTTCGACGTCAG CTCATCAAGTTGAACCGTAGACTGCAACATTTGGAAGAGGAGAACAAAGAGCGAGCAAAGCGAGAGATGATCCTGTACTCGGTCACTGTAGCGTTCTGGCTCGTCAACACCTGGGTGTGGTTGCGACGTTAA
- the mffa gene encoding mitochondrial fission factor homolog B isoform X1: MNGAAFPSPMAEMAEMNRIQYELDYTEGISQRMRIPEMLKVAPQGREDPNLGSQEVPHSVIMQVPERIVISGDSNDPQFPRPRDLDLIQSTPLETLSLKTPPRVLTLSDRPLDFLEEEQQAAPDSEEVLRTQTRVRRERSASENAAARHNTQLMRNDSAATLSPPATVHPCPTLTMTEEEHSLYSPSGVLSFLQSTTRRAYQQVLEVLDENPRSKPSLRGGSATSSNPLHDTRLALSTYEATLDAGSDDMTVVDATTLRRQLIKLNRRLQHLEEENKERAKREMILYSVTVAFWLVNTWVWLRR, encoded by the exons ATGAATGGGGCAGCGTTCCCTTCCCCCATGGCAGAAATGGCGGAGATGAACCGTATCCAGTATGAGCTCGACTACACCGAAGGGATCAGCCAGAGGATGCGCATCCCTGAGATGCTCAAAGTGGCTCCTCAAGGCCGCGAGGACCCTAATCTTGGCTCTCAGGAGGTCCCCCACAGTGTCATAATGCAGGTCCCAGAGAGAATTGTGATTTCAG GAGACAGTAATGACCCCCAGTTCCCCAGACCGAGGGACCTGGACCTAATCCAGTCAACACCACTAGAAACCCTATCTCTGAAGACTCCACCCAGAGTCCTCACCCTCAGTGATCGGCCCTTGGACTTCCTGGAAGAGGAGCAACAGGCGGCTCCAGACAGTGAGGAGGTG TTGCGGACCCAAACTCGAGTACGCCGGGAACGTTCAGCCAGTGAGAATGCAGCTGCCCGTCACAACACGCAGCTGATGCGCAACGATTCTGC TGCGACCCTGTCCCCCCCGGCCACTGTCCACCCTTGCCCCACTCTCACCATGACTGAAGAAGAACACAGCCTGTACAGCCCTAGCGGTGTTTTATCTTTCCTCCAGTCCACTACACGTCGGGCCTACCAGCAGGTCCTAGAGGTCTTGGACGAGAACCCTCGCAG CAAACCATCCCTGCGAGGGGGGTCGGCCACGAGCTCCAACCCCCTGCATGACACCAG GCTTGCACTGTCAACGTATGAAGCCACACTGGATGCCGGGTCTGACGACATGACTGTGGTTGATGCAACGACGCTTCGACGTCAG CTCATCAAGTTGAACCGTAGACTGCAACATTTGGAAGAGGAGAACAAAGAGCGAGCAAAGCGAGAGATGATCCTGTACTCGGTCACTGTAGCGTTCTGGCTCGTCAACACCTGGGTGTGGTTGCGACGTTAA